One stretch of Candidatus Leptovillus gracilis DNA includes these proteins:
- a CDS encoding protein tyrosine phosphatase family protein, protein MYNFYRLDDRVACAGQPQADDFARIKEAGYEVVFNLAPADSSHALHDEQAVVAGQGLAYVHIPVIWDAPQRRDFALFCQAMQAHDGRNLFIHCIANMRVSAFLYLYQRTQGVPEKTARQVLDAIWQPNPTWQAFINHVLAEV, encoded by the coding sequence ATCTACAATTTTTACCGCCTGGACGACCGGGTCGCCTGCGCCGGGCAGCCCCAGGCCGATGACTTTGCGCGGATTAAGGAAGCGGGTTATGAAGTAGTCTTTAACCTGGCGCCGGCCGATTCTTCCCACGCGCTGCACGACGAACAGGCTGTTGTTGCCGGACAAGGTCTGGCATACGTTCACATCCCCGTCATCTGGGACGCGCCCCAACGCCGCGACTTCGCCTTGTTTTGCCAGGCGATGCAGGCCCATGACGGCCGTAACCTCTTCATCCACTGCATCGCCAACATGCGTGTATCGGCATTCCTTTACCTGTATCAGCGCACTCAGGGCGTGCCCGAAAAGACGGCCCGCCAGGTATTAGATGCCATCTGGCAGCCCAACCCCACCTGGCAGGCGTTCATCAACCATGTTTTAGCCGAGGTGTAG
- a CDS encoding LysE family transporter: MDNPLFWQGLLFGVGIAAPVGPIGVLTIRRTLTEGLLIGLLTGLGAATADALYGSVAALGLTAVSNFLIQYQTWLRLGGGLFLLYLGLKTLRLPAATNAPQSAASNPKSQIALLHAYTTTLFLTLSNPVTILSFTAVFAGFGLGSQTHGAGAGVQLVLGVFLGSALWWLTLCLAVTAVRARLSPTVFRLINLASGLILIGFSLALLFTGL; the protein is encoded by the coding sequence ATGGACAACCCACTTTTCTGGCAAGGATTGCTCTTTGGCGTGGGCATCGCTGCCCCAGTGGGGCCGATTGGCGTCCTGACCATCCGCCGCACGCTCACCGAAGGGCTGCTCATTGGCCTGCTCACCGGCCTTGGCGCAGCCACCGCCGACGCTTTGTATGGCAGTGTGGCGGCGCTGGGGTTAACGGCCGTTTCCAATTTCCTCATCCAATACCAGACCTGGCTCCGTCTCGGCGGCGGCCTCTTCCTTTTGTACCTCGGCCTCAAAACGCTCCGCCTACCCGCCGCCACCAACGCGCCACAATCCGCCGCCTCAAATCCCAAATCGCAAATCGCCTTACTCCACGCCTATACCACCACGCTCTTCCTCACCCTGTCCAACCCGGTGACGATTTTGTCTTTTACGGCCGTGTTCGCCGGTTTCGGTTTGGGCAGCCAGACTCATGGAGCCGGGGCAGGCGTCCAACTGGTGTTGGGCGTGTTCCTCGGCTCCGCCCTGTGGTGGCTGACGCTCTGTTTGGCAGTAACGGCCGTGCGCGCCCGTCTCTCCCCCACTGTTTTCCGCCTTATCAACCTGGCCTCCGGCCTCATCCTCATCGGTTTCAGCCTCGCCCTCCTCTTCACCGGTCTGTAA
- a CDS encoding nitronate monooxygenase: MKHLEDIKLIQGGMGVHVSNWRLARTVAMQRPGVTVGTVSGTALDVVYVRLLQLGDPGGHARRALQSLDDTFGVTIGRKIRDRYFIEGGKAPGDRFRSAPMQIIHTHDERKTFPMPNGAAAMVPLKLDDDIIELLIATGFVEVWLAKEGHSGKIFINFLNKIELPLIYVMYGAMLAGVDGVIVGAGNPEGLPALCQQLAQHTPVAHEISVLYRETGEEFAIAFDPQQVAEGRLTTRPLTTPAFLAIVSLEDLVKVLAESKTAPPDGFIIEHHTAGGHNASPLGPLVRDTLGQPIYGARDEANLSAIRAVGIPFWLAGGYGSHAKLQEALAAGANGVQVGTVFALAEESGMKPEYRSAILAALKNGVDDADLVRTTTFSPTGFSFKVVQLQDTLSEAEVYESRKRVCDIGMLQQRGFNKPDEHGERTLFQRCPAGPIETYINKRGLERNTDERRCLCNGLLSSVGLGQVKEIQGELVEEPAIVTLGNHLDGIRRLSRQGQTHYYVQDVVADILG, encoded by the coding sequence ATGAAACATCTTGAAGATATAAAGCTCATTCAAGGCGGCATGGGAGTGCATGTGTCCAATTGGCGGCTGGCCCGGACGGTCGCCATGCAGCGACCCGGCGTCACCGTAGGCACTGTTTCCGGCACAGCGTTGGATGTGGTCTACGTGCGGCTGCTGCAATTGGGCGACCCCGGCGGCCACGCCCGACGCGCCCTCCAGTCCCTCGACGACACATTTGGCGTGACCATCGGCCGTAAAATCCGCGACCGCTATTTCATCGAAGGCGGCAAAGCGCCCGGCGACCGGTTCCGCAGCGCGCCAATGCAAATCATTCACACCCACGATGAACGCAAAACTTTCCCCATGCCCAACGGCGCGGCCGCGATGGTCCCGCTCAAGTTGGACGACGACATCATCGAACTGCTTATCGCCACCGGTTTTGTGGAAGTCTGGTTGGCGAAAGAGGGGCACAGCGGCAAGATATTCATCAACTTTCTCAACAAGATTGAACTGCCGCTGATTTACGTGATGTACGGGGCCATGTTGGCCGGCGTGGATGGCGTCATCGTCGGCGCGGGCAACCCGGAGGGGCTGCCGGCCCTGTGCCAGCAGTTGGCGCAGCACACCCCGGTGGCCCACGAAATCTCGGTGTTATACCGCGAAACCGGCGAAGAATTTGCCATCGCTTTTGACCCTCAACAAGTGGCGGAGGGTAGATTGACGACACGGCCGTTAACCACCCCCGCCTTCCTCGCCATCGTCTCGCTAGAAGACCTGGTCAAAGTGCTGGCCGAAAGCAAAACCGCGCCGCCCGACGGTTTCATCATCGAACACCATACGGCCGGCGGCCACAACGCCAGCCCGCTTGGTCCCCTGGTCCGCGACACGCTGGGCCAACCCATCTACGGCGCCCGCGACGAAGCCAACCTGTCGGCCATCCGCGCCGTCGGCATTCCCTTTTGGCTGGCCGGGGGGTATGGCAGCCACGCAAAATTGCAAGAAGCGCTGGCCGCCGGGGCCAACGGCGTGCAGGTAGGCACTGTGTTCGCCCTGGCCGAAGAATCGGGCATGAAGCCCGAATACCGCTCAGCCATCCTGGCCGCCCTGAAAAACGGCGTAGACGACGCCGACCTGGTGCGCACCACCACCTTCTCGCCCACCGGTTTTTCTTTCAAAGTCGTCCAACTTCAGGACACCCTCTCGGAAGCAGAGGTCTACGAAAGTCGCAAGCGCGTCTGCGATATTGGCATGTTACAGCAGCGCGGCTTCAACAAACCCGACGAGCATGGTGAGCGCACGCTCTTCCAACGCTGCCCGGCCGGCCCCATTGAAACCTACATCAACAAACGCGGCCTGGAGCGCAATACCGACGAGCGACGCTGCCTGTGCAACGGCCTGCTGTCCAGCGTGGGTCTGGGCCAGGTAAAAGAAATCCAGGGTGAACTGGTGGAAGAACCAGCCATCGTCACCCTGGGCAACCATCTGGACGGCATACGCCGCCTTTCTCGCCAGGGGCAGACCCATTACTACGTTCAGGATGTAGTAGCCGACATTTTAGGTTAG
- a CDS encoding DoxX family membrane protein gives MLMKNHMFDKRFDELDLNITRWMARHGLTLLRIGLGVIFFWFGALKLIPNLSPAEELVRQTIFFVDPDLFIPVLAVWEMAIGVGLLLGRPMRLTLLLLFLQMPGTTLPLLMLPEAVWTSFPFGLTLEGQYIIKNLVLVTAGIVLGGTVRGGYLEPEPRRE, from the coding sequence ATGTTGATGAAGAACCACATGTTTGACAAGCGGTTCGATGAGCTTGATTTAAATATCACCCGTTGGATGGCGCGTCATGGCCTGACGCTGCTGCGCATTGGTCTGGGCGTTATTTTCTTCTGGTTTGGGGCGCTCAAGTTGATCCCTAATCTTAGCCCGGCCGAAGAGTTGGTCCGGCAGACCATCTTTTTTGTTGATCCCGATTTGTTTATCCCGGTATTGGCGGTATGGGAGATGGCGATTGGGGTAGGGCTGTTGCTGGGCCGTCCGATGCGATTGACGCTGCTGCTGTTGTTCTTGCAGATGCCCGGCACGACGCTGCCGCTGTTGATGCTGCCGGAGGCGGTTTGGACTTCGTTCCCGTTTGGCCTGACTCTGGAGGGACAGTACATCATCAAGAATCTGGTGTTGGTGACGGCCGGGATTGTGTTGGGGGGCACGGTGCGCGGCGGCTACCTGGAGCCGGAACCGCGCCGGGAATAG
- a CDS encoding TetR/AcrR family transcriptional regulator: protein MKHHPCNGAGMSQESDRRQQILDAAFAEFAAKGFKGATIKSIARAAGLQSPSLIYWYFPTKEELFQAMLQARLHLFQVISQSAALLDQPPQEVLPQIATAYLDITNQPEINTMARLVFSEVVTRPEIADVFATRFIQQILEFLKTYLNHQIDLGHLRPHDTRASARAFIGMMLPQMLSFLLFPSLRSDGLSNETHVATAVEIFLSGLWPEP from the coding sequence ATGAAACATCACCCATGCAATGGAGCAGGCATGAGCCAGGAAAGCGACCGCCGCCAACAGATTTTAGACGCCGCTTTTGCTGAGTTTGCCGCCAAAGGGTTTAAAGGCGCGACCATCAAAAGCATTGCCCGCGCCGCCGGGCTGCAATCGCCTTCCCTGATCTATTGGTACTTCCCCACCAAAGAAGAGCTGTTTCAGGCCATGCTGCAAGCGCGCCTGCACCTGTTTCAGGTGATCAGCCAAAGCGCCGCACTGCTGGACCAGCCGCCGCAAGAAGTGCTGCCCCAAATTGCCACCGCCTATCTGGACATTACCAACCAGCCAGAAATAAACACCATGGCCAGGTTGGTTTTTTCCGAAGTTGTGACTCGGCCGGAAATTGCCGACGTGTTCGCTACCCGCTTCATCCAGCAAATATTGGAATTTCTCAAAACGTATCTGAATCATCAGATTGATTTGGGGCATTTGCGGCCCCACGATACCCGCGCCAGCGCCCGCGCCTTCATCGGCATGATGCTGCCGCAGATGCTCAGTTTTCTTTTATTTCCGTCTTTGCGCAGCGATGGCCTGAGCAATGAAACCCATGTTGCTACGGCCGTAGAAATTTTCCTTTCCGGGCTGTGGCCTGAACCATAA
- a CDS encoding ABC transporter permease, producing the protein MFNSRLRSLIRKEFIQIARDPRTLALTFLLPVIQLFLLGYAATNDVRNVPLAVFDQDKSRASRELLDAYRAADYFQIGYDVQSEEELRQLIENNSARAGMIIPPDYGARLAGQRPSQVAFIIDGSDPTVAGTALAAATLIAQSKATELAVQRLALRGLAGALQPAVEVRTQVWYNPDLVSAYFMIPALIGMILQFLAIMLTATAIVREREQGTIEQLIVTPIRSLELVVGKVTPYVLLAFFDMIEVLIAGVLIFGMPINGSIPLLLALSCLFIITSLGIGIFISTVAKTQQEALLLTMFTLLPSVFLSGFLFPLAAMPPVLQGISYMVPLRYFLIIARGIVLKGVGFEALVSEVVALTIFAIVIMAAAAGRFRKRLD; encoded by the coding sequence ATGTTCAACTCTCGTCTACGCTCTCTGATTCGCAAGGAATTTATCCAAATTGCCCGAGACCCGCGCACCCTGGCGCTGACCTTTCTGCTGCCGGTGATCCAGCTATTCCTGTTAGGCTACGCCGCCACCAACGACGTACGCAACGTGCCGCTGGCGGTGTTCGACCAGGACAAAAGCCGCGCCTCGCGCGAACTGTTGGACGCATACCGGGCGGCCGATTATTTCCAGATTGGCTACGATGTGCAGTCTGAAGAGGAATTGCGGCAGTTGATCGAAAACAATTCGGCGCGGGCCGGGATGATTATTCCGCCCGATTATGGCGCACGCTTGGCGGGGCAACGGCCGTCACAAGTCGCCTTCATCATAGACGGGTCCGATCCCACCGTCGCCGGGACCGCGTTGGCCGCCGCCACCCTCATCGCCCAGTCCAAAGCCACCGAGCTGGCCGTGCAAAGGCTGGCGCTGCGCGGCCTGGCCGGGGCCTTACAGCCGGCCGTCGAAGTGCGCACCCAGGTCTGGTACAACCCCGATCTCGTCAGCGCCTACTTCATGATCCCCGCCCTCATCGGCATGATTTTGCAATTCCTGGCGATCATGCTCACCGCCACCGCCATCGTGCGCGAGCGCGAACAGGGGACCATCGAACAGCTCATCGTCACCCCCATTCGCTCCCTAGAACTGGTGGTGGGTAAGGTCACGCCCTACGTGCTGCTGGCCTTTTTCGACATGATCGAGGTGCTGATCGCCGGGGTTCTTATTTTTGGGATGCCAATTAACGGCAGCATTCCCCTGCTGTTGGCGCTTTCTTGCCTGTTTATCATCACGTCGTTGGGCATCGGCATCTTCATCTCCACCGTCGCCAAAACGCAGCAAGAAGCGCTGCTGTTGACTATGTTTACCCTGCTGCCATCGGTCTTTCTGTCCGGTTTTTTATTTCCACTGGCTGCCATGCCGCCGGTGCTGCAAGGGATAAGCTACATGGTTCCGCTGCGCTATTTTTTGATCATTGCCCGTGGCATCGTTCTCAAGGGCGTCGGCTTCGAGGCGCTGGTTTCCGAAGTGGTCGCTCTGACGATCTTTGCCATCGTCATTATGGCCGCGGCCGCGGGGCGCTTCCGCAAGCGGTTGGATTAG